The stretch of DNA ACTCACAGATACTGTATGGGTTTAAATTGGGAGTCTAGCTCTGTCACAGCTGATGTTATTACTAATGTGGCGTTAAATAACTACATTGAGTTATATTGATTTTTAGGTAAAACACAATTTCTAGTTGGCTCAAATCAAACACTCAAAGATTTAGGGTTTTAAAAGGTTTACTAATCGtctaaaggagaaaaaacattGATGGACAATTTGTAGTGACAAAAAATTATTCAGCATAAAACAGGTGAGCTTACGATATGGATGTCCAGTTTCTATATGACCTTGCTCACCTTTATATTCAGTCACTTGACAAACCACAAGTggacagttttaaaaacaagcacttCTCTACACCAACTTAGCAGTTCTTAACACTGGCTGGATCCAAACACAGTGAAATCGTCTTTGATGACATCAGTCCTTTTTCTTCTCAGTCCCGTTTGACTCCGATTTGTCCTCACAGCTCTCTGTCTCACTTCTGCCCCCTTGTGACGTCTGGTGGTAAAGCGCATGAAGCCGCGCTGCATTCATGTCAGCGTCCTCCGCCCCCTCACAGCACCTCATCCACCTCTGAGGAACGGCCTCGACTCCGTAGTGGGCCCCAGCGATGGCCCCGGCCATGCAGGCTATGGTGTCTGTGTCACCTCCCAAGGCCAAACTGTACGCTATTGTCCTCTCCAGGCCTCCGTACCTCTCTGGAAGGTAGTCCCGTGGCTGAAGGCAGTGGAGGACGCAGAAGATGGCAGTGGGGACAGAGTGTAGAGCTGCGATACCGTTTCCTGGATGCAAAgcagtggggggaaaaaaaagttaaaaatcaattcttcacaaataaaatgaattaaaccaATCCTGCCCACAGCCACCACTTTAATTAATGCACTGCAGCTGAACAGagcacaattaaaaaaaactatttatataCTTAAACTTTCTGCGTTGAATAACAAATTAGAATGTAAACTGATggcaaaaacagataaatacaTATCGGcatagtaaaaaataataaatgtatagataagaaaatatattaaaaatgtcaggaaaaacaaatgaaacccCCAAGAAACAgtaaatgaaaatagaaaagtttaataaaattaaataaaacatgtgagTGCTGTTCAGAAAAAGTTTATTGTTGAGAGGTTCTAGCTCTTTTTTGCCcataatttaaatgatttgtcTTGCATCTTTGAATTTGAGCACGTTTCATTCATAAAGAGATTTACGTTGCTATTAAgtcatttctgatttaaataattgatcatATTACTCAATTAAACCACTTATTTCTCTTCAGCTAGTTGTACTTTCCATCCATCTAAGAACATCAGGACCTGGCTTCTGTGCTTGATCCTAATCCCAAAGCAGGGATCTAATATAATCCCTggatgtttgtttaatttacaagaaaaaataataatacacacAGATAGAAGTTCTcatatgaaattaaatgacaaaGTGGGGAGGTTTACTGACCCAGTTCAGAGATGACTTCCTCTATGCTCACTTTATTTCTGTCCATCAAGTCTCTGACTCTGTGGAGACGCTCACAGAAtggtttttctgcttcttttagGCTGGAAAGATACAAGAcattcagaaaactgcagaaagacCACCTTTGgagttttggattttttgacaaaaatctaaattttctattgtgtttttttctggaggAGCTCTTAAAAGTTCTATTCATTGAGAACTCACATTCTGGCATCACGAAGAGCCTCCTCCTCGCCCTCCACTTCTTCCATCTCTGTTATCAGCCTACTTATGAACTGCTGAGGCAGGCAGAGCGCCCCCTGGAGGGACAGATGAACAGCCATTGCCTGCAGGACAGCTCCGTTATAACCCAGAGAGCAGGAGTGTGTCAGCATGGCACCAAGACAGgcaaactgcaaagaaaaataaactgtggaGTGATGATCAACCTCACATTTACATTGgggattttgctgtttttaaacatCACAAGGTCACCACTGACCCGTTTAACATCAGGCAAATTAGGAAAAGCCAGCGCAAAGGGGGCTGCTCTCATTGCCCCGCCATTTCCAA from Xiphophorus hellerii strain 12219 chromosome 19, Xiphophorus_hellerii-4.1, whole genome shotgun sequence encodes:
- the adprs gene encoding ADP-ribosylhydrolase ARH3 encodes the protein MAMMAVRAAASAAGTPASMSRFRGALVAAVLGDCVGGEFEGAEEVPMETVLQHLSGLEDETKGNCVLEYSDDTAMTRCVVQSLLNRSGYDQQDLARRFAKEYSASPGRGYGSGVIQVLKKLASPQLVDVYQPARDQFNGRGSFGNGGAMRAAPFALAFPNLPDVKRFACLGAMLTHSCSLGYNGAVLQAMAVHLSLQGALCLPQQFISRLITEMEEVEGEEEALRDARILKEAEKPFCERLHRVRDLMDRNKVSIEEVISELGNGIAALHSVPTAIFCVLHCLQPRDYLPERYGGLERTIAYSLALGGDTDTIACMAGAIAGAHYGVEAVPQRWMRCCEGAEDADMNAARLHALYHQTSQGGRSETESCEDKSESNGTEKKKD